The following proteins are co-located in the Frigidibacter mobilis genome:
- a CDS encoding NAD(P)-dependent oxidoreductase, translating into MMDGTARIALIGFGEAAMAFVSGWASVRTDPLHAPDLRAYDIKTEDPAQAGPMQARYAQLGVSGCTAMAGALAGAKAAFCLVTADRALEAATTAAGSIVPGTLWLDCNSCAPQTKQAAAAVIGAAGGRYVDVAVMAPVHPKRHLVPLLVAGPDADAEAGATLLRSLGMRPEIAGQEIGQASAIKMLRSVMIKGMEALTAECLLAARKVGVEAQVIASLQASDPGTDWQARGAYNMERMMVHGARRAAEMREVVATVAALGLPNAMSDATARWQDRVAATGAEAGAGDLAGRLDRILARL; encoded by the coding sequence ATGATGGATGGCACGGCACGGATCGCGTTGATCGGCTTTGGTGAGGCGGCGATGGCCTTTGTCTCGGGCTGGGCGTCGGTGCGGACCGACCCGCTGCACGCCCCCGATTTGCGGGCCTATGACATCAAGACCGAAGATCCGGCGCAGGCCGGGCCGATGCAGGCGCGTTATGCGCAGCTGGGGGTGAGCGGCTGCACCGCGATGGCCGGCGCGCTGGCGGGGGCCAAGGCGGCCTTTTGCCTGGTGACGGCCGATCGGGCGCTGGAGGCGGCGACGACCGCGGCCGGGTCGATCGTGCCGGGTACGCTGTGGCTGGATTGCAACTCCTGCGCGCCGCAGACCAAGCAGGCCGCTGCCGCGGTGATTGGGGCGGCGGGCGGGCGCTATGTCGACGTAGCGGTGATGGCGCCGGTTCATCCCAAGAGGCATCTGGTGCCGCTGCTGGTTGCGGGCCCAGATGCCGATGCCGAGGCGGGGGCGACCTTGCTGCGCAGCCTGGGGATGCGTCCCGAGATTGCGGGGCAGGAGATCGGCCAGGCCTCGGCCATCAAGATGCTGCGATCCGTGATGATCAAGGGGATGGAGGCACTGACGGCGGAATGCCTGCTTGCCGCGCGCAAGGTCGGGGTCGAGGCGCAGGTGATCGCCTCGCTTCAGGCCTCGGATCCAGGCACGGACTGGCAGGCGCGGGGGGCATACAACATGGAGCGGATGATGGTTCATGGCGCCCGCCGCGCCGCCGAGATGCGCGAGGTGGTGGCGACCGTTGCGGCGCTTGGCCTGCCGAATGCGATGAGCGATGCCACCGCCCGCTGGCAGGACCGGGTCGCGGCAACCGGGGCCGAGGCGGGCGCCGGCGATCTGGCGGGGCGGCTGGACCGCATTCTGGCGCGGCTGTGA